A stretch of the Oikeobacillus pervagus genome encodes the following:
- a CDS encoding DMP19 family protein, which translates to MNMKPKIKRTDLLNRDDIWNAVSSVLIESAYRTENKVAYEAFTVLQYYSEMESGGHESLLRWNSEHIEEVGITRYLEELIGVLEKIDAHEYAMIEKKFGQEMWRMYVALENNEIDENEFYSVIDKANEEYYNLNEKLRDLLESYFIMIHTDLIEVVD; encoded by the coding sequence ATGAATATGAAACCTAAAATAAAAAGAACAGACTTATTAAATCGAGATGATATTTGGAATGCTGTTAGTTCTGTGCTAATTGAATCTGCCTATCGAACAGAAAATAAAGTAGCTTATGAAGCATTTACTGTTCTTCAATACTATTCCGAAATGGAAAGTGGAGGTCATGAAAGTTTATTAAGGTGGAATTCAGAGCATATAGAGGAAGTAGGAATCACTCGTTATTTGGAAGAACTAATCGGTGTTCTTGAAAAAATAGATGCTCATGAGTATGCAATGATTGAGAAGAAGTTTGGGCAAGAGATGTGGAGAATGTACGTTGCTTTAGAAAATAACGAGATAGATGAAAATGAGTTTTATAGCGTTATCGATAAAGCGAACGAGGAATATTATAACCTCAATGAAAAATTGAGAGACTTGTTAGAATCGTATTTCATAATGATTCATACTGACTTAATTGAAGTAGTTGATTAA